Proteins encoded in a region of the Arvicanthis niloticus isolate mArvNil1 chromosome 16, mArvNil1.pat.X, whole genome shotgun sequence genome:
- the LOC117721841 gene encoding uncharacterized protein LOC117721841: MEKAIVGLSRPDEDLVNFEDLVVHFTQDEWDLLDTSQKTLYGAVMLETFRNLTAIGYEWEDETLEDHYEEPEVNIRNIVSHSEYTQHEHEEYEEKPPDSNFLTSIEGYMETKTSSGPSVCEVCLKTFGLYHLTYNGHHNYDYKELRGSQTEENDSEGNQCEKTSGSLQKEEKIHTGKKLYMCQECGKAFRYPSALQLHERIHTGEKPYECKDCGKAFRGLSALHLHERIHTGEKPYECKRCGRAFTYLSALQLHERIHTEERPCECKQCGKTFRYSRALKLHERIHTGEKPYECKQCGKFFRSHRTLKLHKRIHTGEKPYECKECGKAFRWLTSLKLHEKIHTGEKPYECQECGKAFRCQASYHRHKITHGGETLYECKECGKSFIYPSLLQVHERTHTGEKPFECKLCGKAFRCQSSLRLHERTHTGEKPYECKHCGKAFSSYNYLRFHERSHTGEKPYECKECGKTFTHRSYLRSHERRHTGEKPYQCVQCGRSFSRHSSFKRHQSVHGESPYEQYLIPLSPFPSKE, from the exons ATGGAGAAGGCCATTGTTGGACTATCCAGGCCTGATGAG GATTTGGTGAACTTTGAGGATCTGGTGGTGCATTTCACTCAGGATGAGTGGGATTTGCTGGATACTTCTCAGAAGACTCTCTATGGAGCCGTGATGCTGGAGACCTTCAGGAACTTAACTGCCATAG GATATGAATGGGAAGATGAGACACTTGAAGACCATTATGAAGAGCCTGAAGTAAATATAAG GAACATCGTCTCTCACTCTGAATACACACAGCATGAACATGAGGAATATGAAGAGAAGCCACCTGATTCTAATTTTCTCACAAGTATTGAAGGATACATGGAAACTAAGACTTCGAGTGGCCCCTCTGTGTGTGAGGTGTGTTTAAAGACCTTTGGACTGTACCACCTAACTTACAATGGACATCACAACTATGACTACAAGGAGCTCAGAGGAAGCCAGACTGAGGAAAATGATTCTGAAGGTAATCAGTGTGAGAAAACTTCTGGTTCccttcaaaaagaagaaaaaattcataCTGGAAAAAAACTCTATATGTGTCAagagtgtggtaaagcctttaggTATCCCAGCGCCCTTCAGctacatgaaagaattcatactggtgAAAAACCCTATGAGtgtaaagactgtgggaaagcctttagAGGTCTTAGCGCCCTTCACTTACATGaaagaattcacactggagaaaagcccTATGAGTGTAAGCGGTGTGGGAGAGCCTTCACGTATCTCAGTGCCCTTCAattgcatgaaagaattcatactgaGGAAAGACCCTGTGAGTGTAAACAGTGTGGGAAAACCTTTAGATATAGCAGGGCCCTCAAATTACATGAAAGGATTCATACTGGAgaaaagccctatgaatgtaaacaatgtggGAAATTTTTCAGAAGTCACAGGACCCTTAAATTAcataaaagaattcatactggagaaaaaccctatGAGTGTAAAGAATGTGGGAAAGCTTTTAGATGGCTTACTTCTCTGAAGTTACATGAAAagattcatactggagagaaaccctatgaatgccaagagtgtgggaaagccttcagatGTCAGGCTTCCtatcacagacataaaataactCATGGCGGAGAAACGTTGTATGAGTGTAAGGAGTGTGGTAAGTCCTTCATTTATCCCTCCTTACTTCAAGTGCACGAAAGAACtcacactggagaaaaaccctTTGAGTGTAAGCTCTGTGGGAAAGCTTTTAGGTGTCAGTCCTCACTTCGATTGCATGAGAGAACACACACGGGAGAAAAACCCTATGAGTGTAAGCACTGTGGCAAGGCCTTTTCAAGTTACAATTACCTTCGATTTCACGAAAGAagccacactggagagaaaccctacgaATGTAAGGAGTGTGGTAAAACCTTCACACATCGCTCTTACCTTCGATCACATGAGAGAAGACATACTGGGGAGAAGCCGTACCAGTGCGTTCAGTGTGGCAGATCCTTCAGTCGTCATAGTTCCTTTAAGAGACACCAGTCTGTTCATGGAGAAAGCCCATATGAACAGTATCTAATTCCACTATCCCCATTTCCCTCAAAGGAATGA